Proteins from a single region of Macrotis lagotis isolate mMagLag1 chromosome 2, bilby.v1.9.chrom.fasta, whole genome shotgun sequence:
- the LOC141514783 gene encoding keratin, type II cytoskeletal 6A-like yields MMSSQSTVRIQRSGRSGFSANSAITPGINRSGFSSVSVCRSGGSGGFGRSCGVSGGAGFGSRSLYNLGRSKKISIAGSSCGFQSGYGGRIGGGFGFSSGGSGGFGFGGGAGFGGGYGGAGFPVCPPGGIQEVTINQSLLAPLNLQIDPTIQRVKSEEREQIKTLNNKFASFIDKVRFLEQQNKVLETKWRLLQEQGTKTVKQNLEPMFESYISQLRGQLDRITREKGSLDSELRNMQDQVEDFKNKFEDEINKRTAAENEFVTLKKDVDAAYMNKVELEANVDTLLDEINFLKAIYEAELSQMQTHISDTSVVLSMDNNRSLDLNSIIEEVKAQYEEIAQRSRTEAESWYQTKYEELQISAGRHGDDLRNTKHEISEINRMIQRLRTEIDNVKKQCANLQNAIAEAEQKGEMALKDARTKLEELEAALQRAKQDMARQLREYQELLNVKLALDIEIATYRKLLEGEECRMTGEGVGPVNISVVNSTVSSGYGSGSGMSSGFGLGGGSGYSYGSSGSYNVGGGLSVGGGFSTGSGRGSLGGSSTSVKYTTTTSSTKKSYKH; encoded by the exons ATGATGTCTTCTCAGTCTACAGTCAGGATTCAAAGAAGTGGCCGGAGTGGCTTCAGTGCTAACTCTGCCATCACCCCTGGCATCAACCGGTCAGGTTTCAGCTCTGTATCTGTTTGCCGTTCTGGGGGCAGTGGTGGCTTTGGAAGGTCTTGTGGAGTCTCTGGGGGAGCTGGTTTCGGCAGCAGGAGCCTTTACAATCTAGGGAGGTCCAAAAAGATCTCCATCGCAGGGAGCAGCTGTGGTTTCCAGAGTGGATATGGCGGAAGAATAGGAGGTGGATTTGGTTTCAGCAGTGGAGGCAGTGGTGGCTTCGGATTTGGTGGTGGAGCTGGCTTTGGTGGTGGCTATGGAGGAGCTGGGTTTCCTGTCTGCCCCCCTGGTGGCATCCAAGAAGTCACTATCAATCAGAGTCTCCTGGCTCCCCTCAACCTCCAAATTGACCCCACCATCCAGAGGGTGAAGTCTGAAGAGCGGGAACAGATCAAGACCCTCAACAACAAGTTTGCTTCCTTCATTGACAAG GTGCGATTTCTTGAACAACAAAACAAGGTTTTGGAGACAAAATGGAGACTGCTCCAGGAACAGGGCACCAAGACTGTGAAGCAAAATTTGGAGCCAATGTTTGAGTCCTATATTAGCCAACTCAGGGGGCAACTGGACAGAATCACACGTGAGAAAGGTTCTCTGGATTCAGAGCTGAGAAACATGCAAGATCAAGTGGAGGACTTCAAGAACAA GTTCGAAGATGAAATCAACAAGCGCACAGCAGCAGAGAATGAATTTGTGACACTAAAGAAG GATGTGGATGCTGCCTATATGAATAAGGTTGAACTGGAAGCCAATGTAGACACCCTCCTAGATGAAATCAACTTCTTAAAGGCCATCTATGAAGCA GAGCTGTCTCAGATGCAGACCCACATCTCTGACACCTCTGTTGTTCTGTCCATGGACAACAACCGCTCTCTGGACCTGAACAGCATCATTGAGGAAGTCAAAGCTCAGTATGAAGAGATTGCCCAGAGAAGCAGAACTGAGGCTGAGTCCTGGTACCAGACCAAG TATGAGGAACTGCAGATCTCAGCTGGCCGCCATGGGGATGACCTCCGCAATACTAAGCATGAGATTTCTGAAATAAACCGAATGATCCAGAGGCTGAGAACAGAGATTGACAATGTCAAGAAACAG TGTGCTAACCTGCAGAATGCCATTGCTGAAGCTGAGCAGAAGGGTGAGATGGCCCTCAAGGATGCCAGGACCAAATTAGAGGAGCTGGAAGCTGCTCTTCAGAGGGCCAAACAGGACATGGCCCGGCAGCTACGTGAATACCAGGAGCTGCTGAATGTCAAGCTGGCCTTGGACATTGAGATTGCCACCTACAGGAAGCTGCTGGAGGGAGAGGAGTGCAG AATGACTGGAGAGGGTGTTGGACCAGTCAACATCT CTGTCGTGAACTCCACAGTCTCCAGTGGGTATGGCAGTGGAAGTGGCATGAGCAGTGGTTTTGGTCTAGGTGGAGGAAGCGGTTATTCCTATGGCAGCAGTGGTAGCTACAATGTCGGAGGAGGACTCAGCGTAGGAGGAGGCTTCAGTACTGGCAGTGGAAGAGGCTCTCTAGGGGGCAGCAGCACCAGCGTAAAGTACACCACGACCACATCTTCCACTAAGAAGAGCTACAAGCACTAA